A genome region from Jeotgalibacillus aurantiacus includes the following:
- a CDS encoding phosphoribosylanthranilate isomerase produces the protein MIVKICGLMNKEDVTAAVEAGADYLGFVFADSKRRITFEQAGKISENVPSYVKKVGVFVNPEVSEIDDAIRLAGIDLIQLHGDESPEFCRQMKKPVIKAVSIHSEEDVLQFKKFDVYHALADAPGTAYRGGSGHSFDWNYLNTNDRHDQLILAGGLTPENVQLAINEVKPAGVDVSSGVETNGKKNHQKMKQFVKNAKQTGSEMI, from the coding sequence ATGATCGTAAAAATTTGCGGGCTTATGAATAAAGAAGATGTTACAGCAGCGGTTGAAGCAGGGGCAGATTATCTTGGGTTTGTTTTTGCTGATAGTAAAAGAAGAATTACGTTTGAACAGGCCGGAAAAATAAGCGAAAACGTCCCTTCATACGTAAAAAAGGTTGGTGTATTCGTCAATCCGGAAGTATCTGAGATTGATGATGCGATCCGTCTTGCCGGGATTGATCTCATCCAGCTTCATGGAGATGAATCACCTGAATTTTGCCGACAAATGAAGAAACCTGTTATAAAAGCTGTCAGCATCCACTCCGAAGAGGATGTTTTACAGTTTAAAAAATTTGATGTTTACCATGCTTTAGCTGACGCACCGGGAACCGCATATCGCGGAGGAAGCGGACATTCCTTTGACTGGAATTATTTGAATACCAACGACCGGCATGATCAGCTGATCCTTGCAGGCGGACTGACACCTGAGAACGTTCAGCTTGCAATCAATGAAGTGAAGCCTGCCGGTGTAGACGTATCCAGTGGTGTAGAGACAAATGGTAAAAAAAATCATCAAAAAATGAAGCAGTTTGTAAAAAACGCTAAACAAACCGGGAGTGAAATGATATGA
- a CDS encoding sensor histidine kinase, producing the protein MKKLKEKWLHLSIRWKWTFSAGASIFLSFSIFSIILIFAMSQWMLQEEENSVRSVVADLERFYQSRSPVITMNDVEDSRELAQQIYDQGQIITFYNADGYELFTLQRRGEAEISVPFMPVSEPVLSEERIEGRNILFAAFPVESQGFNGYIYVIHPLDSYNSMVSYMIVLSVILGLGALLFSTVAAYFLSGKFIQPVTELGKTMKKTQQEGFQNQLLMPEVQDEVGGLIEIFNDMMQELEKNFLKQRQFAEDASHEMRTPLQIIEGHLALIQRWGKKDPEVLEESLSISLQELERIKKLVNDLLLLSKADRDMVREHPVQVNPADIIQTVCTKMKSIYPDRSITCQAEDAPIGIEKEHLEQVLIIFIDNALKYSPDDAPVELSGRKQNNRYEMIITDYGEGIPAEHLPHIFDRFYRVDKSRSREAGGNGLGLSIAKRLLDMYKVGVGITSSPEGTKVRMEFPIYTEGQGVKE; encoded by the coding sequence ATGAAAAAATTAAAAGAAAAATGGCTTCATTTATCCATCAGGTGGAAATGGACTTTTTCAGCTGGCGCATCAATTTTTTTATCATTTTCCATCTTCAGTATCATCTTGATATTTGCGATGAGTCAGTGGATGCTGCAGGAGGAAGAAAATTCGGTACGCTCAGTGGTTGCTGATCTTGAACGGTTTTATCAGAGCAGAAGCCCCGTTATTACCATGAATGATGTAGAAGACAGCAGGGAGCTTGCACAGCAGATCTATGATCAGGGTCAGATCATTACATTTTACAATGCTGATGGCTATGAGTTGTTTACGTTGCAGCGTCGTGGAGAGGCAGAGATTTCAGTGCCATTTATGCCTGTGTCGGAACCCGTTCTTTCAGAAGAGCGAATTGAAGGACGTAACATATTATTTGCTGCCTTCCCTGTCGAATCACAGGGGTTCAATGGCTATATTTATGTTATTCATCCTCTTGACTCCTACAATTCCATGGTGAGCTATATGATCGTTTTATCAGTTATTTTAGGACTCGGAGCTCTGTTATTCAGTACAGTTGCCGCCTATTTTTTATCAGGGAAGTTTATTCAGCCCGTTACTGAACTCGGTAAAACGATGAAAAAAACACAGCAGGAAGGTTTTCAAAATCAACTGTTGATGCCTGAAGTGCAGGATGAGGTTGGCGGTTTGATTGAAATCTTTAACGATATGATGCAGGAGCTGGAAAAAAACTTTCTGAAGCAGCGTCAATTCGCGGAGGATGCTTCACATGAAATGAGAACCCCGCTGCAAATTATCGAAGGTCATCTTGCCCTGATTCAGAGATGGGGAAAGAAAGACCCTGAAGTGCTTGAAGAATCGTTATCAATTTCTCTTCAAGAGCTCGAAAGAATTAAAAAACTCGTCAATGATCTTCTGCTGTTATCTAAAGCAGACCGCGACATGGTAAGAGAACATCCAGTTCAGGTCAACCCTGCAGACATCATTCAGACTGTATGTACGAAAATGAAATCGATCTATCCAGATCGCAGCATTACATGTCAGGCCGAAGACGCTCCGATCGGAATAGAAAAAGAGCATTTAGAGCAGGTACTTATTATCTTCATAGACAATGCTTTGAAATACTCTCCTGATGACGCACCTGTCGAATTATCAGGCAGAAAACAAAACAATAGGTATGAAATGATCATTACTGATTATGGTGAAGGAATACCAGCTGAACACCTTCCGCACATTTTCGACAGGTTTTACCGTGTCGACAAATCAAGAAGCCGTGAAGCCGGCGGCAACGGTCTTGGGCTGTCTATTGCCAAGCGCCTTTTAGACATGTATAAGGTCGGTGTAGGGATCACCAGTTCACCAGAAGGCACAAAAGTCAGGATGGAATTTCCAATCTATACAGAAGGACAGGGTGTAAAAGAGTGA
- the odhB gene encoding 2-oxoglutarate dehydrogenase complex dihydrolipoyllysine-residue succinyltransferase, whose translation MAEIKVPELAESITEGTIAQWLKQPGDQVEKGEYIVELETDKVNVEVISEEAGVIKELKADEGDTVEVGQVIAIVEAGEGGSTASAPETAEEAPKESPAQESKEKTAEVAEEKKGRTIASPAARKLAREKGIDLSEVSTVDPMGRVRKQDVENHGSKPAASEPKKEAPKAKQESAPKKEDTKPVVREKMSRRRQTIANRLVEVQQTAAMLTTFNEIDMTYVMDLRKRKKDRFFETHDVRLGFMSFFTKAVVAALKKYPYVNAEIDGDEIVLKKYYDVGVAVSTEDGLVVPIVRDCDRKNFAEIEQEIVNLAEKAKSKKLQLSDLQGGSFTITNGGVFGSLLSTPILNGPQVGILGMHTIQLRPVAIDAERTHNRPMMYVALSYDHRIIDGKEAVGFLKMVKELLENPEDLLLEG comes from the coding sequence GTGGCAGAAATTAAAGTTCCAGAATTAGCTGAATCAATTACAGAGGGTACAATCGCACAATGGCTTAAACAGCCTGGGGATCAGGTTGAAAAAGGCGAATACATCGTTGAACTTGAAACAGATAAAGTAAACGTTGAAGTGATTTCAGAAGAGGCCGGCGTTATCAAGGAACTGAAAGCCGATGAAGGAGACACTGTTGAAGTAGGACAGGTTATTGCCATCGTTGAAGCTGGTGAAGGCGGAAGTACAGCATCAGCTCCTGAGACTGCTGAAGAAGCACCGAAAGAGAGTCCGGCTCAGGAAAGCAAGGAGAAGACGGCTGAAGTAGCAGAAGAGAAGAAAGGCCGTACGATTGCATCTCCTGCAGCAAGAAAGCTGGCAAGAGAAAAAGGAATCGACCTTTCTGAAGTATCGACGGTTGATCCGATGGGCCGCGTGAGAAAACAGGATGTTGAGAATCACGGATCAAAGCCTGCTGCTTCAGAGCCTAAAAAGGAAGCACCAAAAGCAAAGCAGGAGTCTGCACCGAAGAAAGAAGATACTAAACCGGTTGTCCGCGAAAAAATGTCTCGCCGTCGCCAGACCATTGCAAATCGTCTGGTAGAAGTACAGCAGACTGCAGCCATGCTGACAACATTTAATGAAATCGACATGACTTATGTGATGGATCTGCGTAAACGTAAAAAAGACCGCTTCTTTGAAACGCATGACGTCCGTCTTGGATTTATGTCTTTCTTCACGAAAGCAGTTGTTGCAGCACTTAAGAAGTACCCGTATGTGAATGCTGAGATCGACGGAGACGAAATCGTTCTGAAAAAATATTACGATGTAGGTGTAGCAGTTTCTACTGAGGACGGTCTCGTTGTCCCAATCGTCAGAGACTGTGACCGTAAAAACTTCGCAGAGATTGAGCAGGAAATTGTAAACCTTGCTGAAAAAGCGAAGAGCAAAAAGCTTCAATTAAGTGATTTGCAGGGAGGATCGTTCACCATCACAAATGGCGGCGTATTCGGTTCACTGTTATCAACACCAATTTTAAATGGCCCGCAGGTTGGTATACTCGGTATGCACACGATCCAGTTGCGTCCGGTTGCCATTGATGCAGAACGTACACACAATCGTCCAATGATGTACGTGGCACTTTCTTATGATCACCGTATTATTGATGGAAAAGAAGCGGTTGGATTCCTGAAAATGGTCAAGGAACTATTGGAGAATCCGGAAGATCTTCTTCTTGAAGGTTAA
- the trpC gene encoding indole-3-glycerol phosphate synthase TrpC produces MTILDQIIEKKKEEVAALADHDFTGVIKKPLPLTFLKGRHLGVIAEIKRASPSKGLINPDIDPVKQAKIYEQFGASAISVLTDEAFFKGSIEDLRAVSAAVSIPVLCKDFMIDERQILRAAEAGASIILLIVAALSDEQLSRLHAYAKSLDLNVLVEVHDEEELERAIRAGAEFIGVNNRNLKTFEVDLGISERLGAIMKDQNVSFISESGIFTEEDAKRAARAGANAVLVGESLMKAADTGNLLSSLQVPLNGDQT; encoded by the coding sequence ATGACCATATTAGATCAGATTATAGAGAAGAAAAAAGAAGAAGTTGCAGCACTGGCAGATCATGATTTTACAGGTGTCATCAAAAAGCCGCTCCCACTGACATTTCTGAAAGGTCGTCACCTTGGTGTTATTGCTGAAATCAAACGGGCATCTCCATCTAAAGGATTGATTAATCCTGATATTGATCCGGTTAAACAGGCTAAAATTTACGAGCAGTTTGGAGCAAGTGCCATTTCGGTTTTGACCGATGAAGCGTTTTTTAAAGGGTCCATCGAGGATCTGAGGGCCGTATCAGCTGCTGTTTCGATTCCTGTTCTTTGTAAAGACTTTATGATTGATGAACGCCAGATCTTAAGGGCTGCTGAGGCAGGTGCATCCATTATCCTGCTGATCGTTGCTGCACTGTCAGATGAACAATTATCGAGACTTCATGCTTATGCAAAATCGCTGGATCTGAATGTGCTGGTGGAAGTTCATGATGAGGAGGAACTCGAACGTGCAATCCGTGCCGGGGCTGAATTTATCGGAGTCAACAACCGGAATCTGAAGACGTTTGAAGTAGATCTTGGAATCAGTGAACGTCTAGGGGCCATTATGAAGGATCAGAACGTATCATTTATAAGCGAAAGCGGCATTTTTACTGAAGAAGATGCAAAGAGAGCGGCTCGTGCGGGAGCGAATGCCGTACTGGTTGGGGAATCTCTGATGAAAGCAGCTGACACCGGCAATCTCTTATCGTCTTTACAGGTTCCGTTAAACGGAGATCAGACATGA
- a CDS encoding sporulation histidine kinase inhibitor Sda, with product MKILSNEQLLSAYRDAEKHGEHDTQVILRKEIQKRGINAGRNRK from the coding sequence TTGAAAATTTTGAGTAACGAACAGCTTTTATCCGCTTACCGTGACGCTGAGAAACATGGAGAACACGATACTCAGGTGATTTTACGCAAGGAAATTCAAAAAAGAGGCATTAACGCCGGACGAAACAGAAAATAA
- a CDS encoding 2-oxoglutarate dehydrogenase E1 component, with protein sequence MRKQAEQDSSLLSFSGPNLGYMMEMYDLYLEDPSSVDEELQQYFKENGSPYKSGNQKAEVNIEGTDYSKVIAAVQLADSIRAYGHLAADINPLHDKKKDTERIELETYGLTKADLEKIPVDILIENSTDEVTNGYEAIEYLKKMYTRTIAFEYAHVHDREEKKWLKNYIESGSLDASITDDKKKEILNRLVQVEGFENFVHKTFVGQKRFSIEGLDAMVPLLDEIIQSTVEKGARSINIGMAHRGRLNVLAHVLEKPYEMIFAEFQHSPSKDLIPSEGSIGITYGWTGDVKYHLGADRNLAKNEAKTRITLANNPSHLEVISPIVAGYTRAAQENRSEAGIPDIKTESSLAIMIHGDAAFPGQGVVAETLNMSQLRGYHTGGSIHVIANNMIGFTTESFDSRSTQYASDTAKGFEVPILHVNADDPEACLAAAIMASEYRATFSKDFVIDLIGYRRFGHNEMDEPMVTNPDMYTYIKNHDNVRKLYEDKLVGNKTLSAEEAQKMREDHMAHLQKAYDSVPKSDKERDISMEPPEDVTSSLHDFSTGVELDRLTAMNQDLLSYPEGFNVFKKLEKILQRRQDPFEKDGKVDWAHAETLAFGAILQDGTPIRLSGQDSQRGTFAHRHLVLHDEKTGEEYTPLHHIKDANASFCVYNSPLTEAAVVGFEYGYNVFSKETLVLWEAQYGDFANMAQVMFDQFVSSSRAKWGQKSGLVMLLPHGYEGQGPEHSSARMERFLTLAAENNWTVANLTSSAQYFHILRRQAAILKKEEVRPLIIMTPKSLLRHPLVSRGVEEFTEGGFRPLIEHPELGKETDQVERIVLSAGKVGIDLLERAEKEENNDWLHLVRIEEIYPFPMQEVREIFSRYPNLKEVVWVQEEPKNMGAWTFVEPRLLELAPEGVKVDYIGRRRRSSPAEGDPTVHKKEQERILEQSVVKGKE encoded by the coding sequence ATGAGAAAACAGGCGGAGCAGGACTCATCTTTATTAAGTTTTTCAGGGCCAAACCTTGGCTATATGATGGAGATGTATGATCTTTATCTTGAAGATCCGTCATCGGTTGATGAAGAACTGCAGCAATATTTTAAGGAAAATGGTTCCCCTTATAAGTCTGGGAATCAGAAAGCAGAAGTCAACATCGAAGGAACTGATTACAGCAAGGTGATTGCAGCGGTTCAACTGGCCGACAGCATTCGTGCATACGGACACCTTGCAGCAGATATTAATCCGCTCCATGACAAGAAAAAAGACACAGAAAGAATTGAACTTGAAACTTACGGACTGACAAAAGCAGATCTTGAAAAAATCCCTGTCGATATTTTAATCGAAAATTCGACTGATGAAGTGACAAATGGATATGAAGCCATTGAGTATTTAAAGAAAATGTACACGCGCACCATTGCGTTTGAGTATGCTCATGTTCATGACCGCGAGGAAAAGAAGTGGCTGAAAAACTACATTGAATCCGGTTCACTGGATGCTTCAATAACGGATGACAAAAAGAAAGAAATCTTAAACCGTCTCGTTCAGGTTGAAGGGTTTGAAAACTTTGTTCATAAAACGTTTGTAGGTCAGAAACGTTTCTCTATCGAAGGTCTTGATGCGATGGTTCCATTACTTGATGAAATTATTCAATCGACCGTAGAAAAAGGTGCCCGTTCGATTAATATCGGAATGGCTCACCGTGGACGTCTGAACGTACTGGCACACGTGCTTGAAAAACCGTATGAAATGATCTTTGCAGAATTTCAGCACTCACCAAGTAAAGATCTGATCCCGTCTGAAGGATCAATCGGGATTACATATGGCTGGACTGGTGATGTGAAGTATCACTTAGGTGCAGACCGGAACCTGGCTAAAAACGAAGCAAAAACACGCATTACACTTGCAAATAACCCAAGTCACCTTGAGGTTATCAGCCCGATCGTAGCCGGCTATACAAGAGCGGCTCAGGAAAACCGTTCTGAAGCGGGTATTCCGGATATTAAAACGGAATCCTCACTGGCGATTATGATTCACGGTGATGCAGCCTTCCCGGGTCAGGGCGTTGTAGCAGAAACACTGAACATGAGCCAGCTGCGCGGCTACCATACCGGCGGATCCATCCACGTGATTGCCAACAATATGATCGGATTTACAACAGAATCATTTGACTCACGTTCGACACAGTATGCTTCTGATACGGCAAAAGGATTTGAAGTGCCCATTCTTCACGTCAACGCAGATGATCCGGAAGCCTGTCTGGCAGCAGCCATCATGGCGAGCGAATACCGTGCGACGTTCAGCAAAGATTTTGTCATTGATCTGATCGGTTACCGCCGTTTTGGCCATAACGAAATGGATGAGCCGATGGTAACGAACCCTGATATGTATACGTATATCAAAAACCATGATAACGTACGTAAGCTTTATGAGGATAAGCTTGTAGGAAATAAAACGCTGTCAGCTGAAGAGGCGCAAAAAATGAGGGAAGACCACATGGCTCACCTTCAGAAAGCATATGATTCGGTGCCGAAATCAGACAAAGAGCGCGATATTTCAATGGAACCGCCGGAAGATGTGACAAGTTCGCTTCATGATTTTTCAACAGGCGTTGAGCTTGATCGTCTGACTGCCATGAATCAGGACTTACTTTCATACCCTGAAGGTTTTAATGTATTTAAGAAGCTTGAAAAAATCCTTCAGCGACGACAGGACCCATTTGAAAAAGACGGAAAAGTAGACTGGGCTCACGCTGAGACACTGGCCTTTGGTGCGATCCTGCAGGATGGTACACCAATCAGACTCAGTGGACAGGATTCCCAGCGCGGAACTTTCGCTCACCGTCACCTTGTCCTTCATGATGAAAAAACGGGTGAAGAATACACGCCGCTTCATCATATCAAAGATGCAAATGCTTCCTTCTGCGTTTATAACAGTCCTCTGACAGAGGCTGCAGTAGTAGGATTTGAATATGGTTATAATGTCTTTTCGAAAGAGACGCTTGTGCTCTGGGAAGCACAATATGGTGACTTTGCCAATATGGCGCAGGTTATGTTTGATCAGTTTGTTTCTTCAAGCCGTGCGAAATGGGGACAGAAGTCAGGTCTTGTCATGCTTCTTCCACATGGTTATGAAGGACAAGGTCCGGAGCATTCATCAGCCCGTATGGAGCGATTCCTTACACTTGCTGCTGAAAATAACTGGACGGTCGCAAATCTGACAAGTTCTGCACAGTACTTCCACATTTTAAGAAGACAGGCCGCGATTCTGAAAAAAGAGGAAGTCAGACCGCTCATCATTATGACACCGAAAAGTCTCTTAAGACATCCACTCGTTTCGAGAGGTGTTGAAGAGTTTACCGAAGGCGGCTTCAGACCGCTGATTGAGCATCCGGAGCTCGGTAAAGAGACTGATCAGGTAGAGCGTATTGTTCTATCAGCTGGAAAAGTTGGCATCGATCTGCTTGAACGTGCTGAAAAAGAAGAAAACAATGACTGGCTGCACCTGGTCCGTATCGAAGAGATTTATCCTTTCCCGATGCAGGAAGTAAGAGAGATCTTCAGTCGATATCCTAACCTGAAGGAAGTTGTCTGGGTACAGGAAGAGCCTAAAAACATGGGTGCATGGACATTTGTTGAACCAAGACTTTTAGAGCTCGCACCGGAAGGCGTCAAAGTCGATTATATTGGAAGAAGACGCCGAAGCAGTCCGGCTGAGGGAGACCCTACCGTTCATAAAAAAGAGCAGGAAAGAATATTAGAACAATCCGTAGTCAAAGGGAAAGAATAG
- a CDS encoding response regulator transcription factor produces the protein MTRILLIEDEKNLARFIELELKYEGYNVTVEYDGRDGLNLALTEEFDLILLDLMLPSLSGMEICRRIRQSKDLPIIMITAKDGVMDRVSGLDSGADDYIVKPFAIEELLARMRALLRRLTPTEGEFLSHKDIQVNPVSYKVTKGNKELTLTKREFDLLKMLLENKDIVLTRDRILEKVWGFDAEVETNVVDVYIRHLRNKLDPANSSSYIKTVRGTGYVIRS, from the coding sequence TTGACTAGAATCCTGCTGATTGAAGACGAGAAAAATCTGGCACGCTTTATAGAGCTGGAGCTTAAATATGAAGGATACAATGTTACGGTTGAATATGATGGGCGGGATGGACTAAATCTTGCGCTGACTGAAGAATTTGATTTGATTCTCCTGGATTTAATGCTTCCATCCTTAAGCGGTATGGAGATATGCCGCAGAATAAGACAGTCTAAAGATTTACCTATCATAATGATTACTGCAAAGGATGGAGTGATGGACAGAGTATCAGGTCTTGACAGTGGGGCAGATGACTATATTGTCAAACCTTTCGCCATTGAAGAACTGCTTGCCAGAATGCGGGCGTTACTCAGGAGACTGACACCGACTGAGGGTGAATTCCTGTCACACAAAGATATACAGGTAAACCCTGTATCTTATAAGGTAACAAAAGGAAACAAAGAATTGACTTTAACCAAACGTGAATTTGACCTTCTGAAAATGCTCCTTGAGAATAAAGATATCGTTTTGACACGTGACCGGATTCTTGAAAAGGTCTGGGGTTTTGATGCAGAAGTAGAGACCAATGTAGTAGATGTTTATATTCGCCATCTCCGAAATAAGCTGGATCCTGCAAACTCTTCCTCTTATATTAAAACAGTCCGTGGAACAGGGTATGTGATCCGATCATGA
- the trpB gene encoding tryptophan synthase subunit beta, translating to MTTYAQPDINGQFGQFGGRFVPETLMRAVLELEEAYKEAQNDPEFHKLLEHYLKDYIGRENPLYYAGNLTKKIGGSKIYFKREDLNHTGAHKINNTIGQALLAIRMGKKKIVAETGAGQHGVATATVCALLNLDCVIYMGEEDIRRQQLNVFRMELLGARVESVSQGSGTLKDAVNEAMRYWVTNVEDTHYIIGSVLGPHPFPQMVRDFQSVIGKETKKQILVKEGRLPDEIIACIGGGSNAMGIFHPFINDSEVKLTGVEAAGSGIHSGKHAATLTAGDVGVLHGSLMYLLQNDDGQIQEAHSISAGLDYPGVGPEHSYLHETKRVHYTSVTDDEALDALQLMSRTEGIIPALETAHAIHYAVESAKAGNPEDIIVVCLSGRGDKDVNTVKAALEERE from the coding sequence ATGACAACTTACGCACAGCCTGATATTAACGGTCAGTTCGGTCAATTTGGAGGACGATTTGTTCCGGAAACACTTATGAGAGCCGTTCTCGAACTTGAAGAAGCATACAAAGAAGCGCAAAATGATCCTGAATTTCATAAACTTCTGGAACATTATTTAAAAGACTATATCGGACGTGAAAATCCGCTTTATTATGCTGGAAATTTAACGAAAAAAATAGGCGGATCCAAAATCTATTTTAAGCGTGAAGATCTGAACCATACGGGTGCTCACAAAATCAACAATACGATTGGTCAGGCCCTGCTTGCGATCAGAATGGGAAAGAAGAAAATTGTCGCTGAAACAGGCGCCGGCCAGCACGGTGTTGCAACCGCCACGGTCTGTGCGCTGCTGAACCTGGATTGTGTGATTTATATGGGTGAAGAGGACATCAGAAGACAGCAGCTGAATGTCTTTAGAATGGAACTGCTTGGTGCACGGGTTGAAAGTGTCTCTCAGGGAAGTGGTACATTAAAGGATGCAGTTAACGAAGCGATGAGATACTGGGTAACCAATGTTGAAGACACCCATTATATTATTGGTTCAGTTCTCGGACCTCATCCATTCCCTCAGATGGTACGTGATTTCCAGAGTGTGATTGGGAAGGAAACGAAGAAGCAGATCCTTGTAAAAGAAGGGCGTCTTCCTGATGAAATTATTGCTTGTATCGGCGGTGGAAGTAATGCGATGGGAATTTTCCACCCGTTTATTAACGATTCAGAAGTGAAATTAACCGGTGTGGAAGCGGCTGGATCCGGTATTCATTCAGGCAAACACGCAGCAACTTTAACGGCAGGAGATGTCGGTGTTTTACACGGCTCACTTATGTACCTGCTGCAAAATGATGATGGGCAGATCCAGGAGGCGCACTCCATTTCAGCCGGTTTGGATTATCCGGGTGTCGGACCTGAGCACAGCTATCTGCATGAAACGAAGCGCGTTCACTATACATCTGTAACAGATGATGAAGCGCTTGATGCACTGCAGCTGATGAGCCGAACAGAAGGAATTATTCCTGCACTGGAAACAGCACACGCGATTCACTACGCAGTGGAGTCTGCAAAAGCGGGTAACCCCGAAGACATTATTGTTGTTTGTCTTTCAGGACGCGGAGATAAGGACGTCAATACAGTGAAGGCTGCTTTGGAGGAGAGAGAATAA
- the trpA gene encoding tryptophan synthase subunit alpha yields MGKIAIQEAIEQVNARGAKAFVPYIMAGDPSLSDLKDQLLYLQESNATVIELGIPFSDPVADGPTIQEAGKRALKSGTTLPKILSVLKEIKDDITVPIVLMTYINPLFKYGLGKVFEDIEAAGVSGLIIPDLPLEQYALIETHIKKTDLALIQLVTLMSPDQRIEKLAKLSEGFVYAVSVTGITGERATISDQLEGFIQKLKKHSPVPVLAGFGISSPEQVAQVASLGDGVIVGSKIVDLQNKGEQSKIRELIHAATQPSVI; encoded by the coding sequence ATGGGAAAAATCGCGATTCAGGAAGCAATCGAACAGGTAAACGCACGTGGAGCAAAAGCGTTTGTTCCGTATATCATGGCTGGAGATCCATCGTTAAGTGACCTGAAAGATCAGCTGCTTTATTTACAGGAATCCAATGCGACAGTTATCGAGCTCGGCATTCCATTTTCAGACCCTGTGGCCGATGGACCTACGATTCAGGAGGCCGGAAAGCGCGCATTAAAAAGCGGTACCACACTTCCTAAAATCCTGAGCGTTTTAAAAGAAATAAAAGATGATATAACTGTTCCAATCGTACTGATGACGTATATTAATCCTTTATTTAAATATGGTCTTGGGAAGGTATTCGAAGACATTGAAGCGGCAGGCGTTTCGGGTCTGATTATTCCGGATTTACCTTTAGAACAGTACGCGCTCATTGAAACGCACATTAAGAAAACGGACCTTGCACTCATTCAGCTGGTGACATTAATGAGCCCGGATCAGCGAATCGAAAAATTGGCCAAGCTGTCTGAAGGCTTCGTCTACGCCGTTTCTGTTACTGGCATCACCGGCGAACGTGCGACCATCAGTGATCAGCTTGAAGGATTTATCCAAAAGCTAAAAAAGCACAGCCCGGTACCGGTATTAGCCGGTTTCGGAATCTCCTCTCCTGAACAGGTTGCACAAGTTGCTTCACTCGGCGACGGCGTCATCGTCGGAAGTAAAATCGTCGACCTCCAGAACAAAGGAGAACAATCTAAAATAAGAGAACTCATCCACGCAGCAACACAACCGTCTGTGATTTAG